Proteins encoded in a region of the Scyliorhinus torazame isolate Kashiwa2021f chromosome 1, sScyTor2.1, whole genome shotgun sequence genome:
- the aplnra gene encoding apelin receptor A: protein MDVFVIPLEEGDNDNDSSYYDSGPLCDYTEWEHSSSVVPILYMLVFVFGLSGNAVVMCTVWRSRTKRRSADIYIGNLALADLAFVLTLPLWAVYSALDYHWPFGWILCKLSSYLVMINMYASVFCLTCLSFDRYLAIVHSLSSNKVRSRRTTLLSLTLIWFLAGILALPALLLRRTKGSENQTACAMDYTWVASEDTEHLWVGGISLFASTMGFLLPFLLMSTFYCAIGNTVTRHFHNVKKEEQKKKRLLKIITALVLVFAGCWLPFHIIKAIDAFIWLELMDIPSCPFDEFLHLAHPYATCMAYINSCLNPFLYAFFDQRFRSQCLCVLRCSRLKKALHAPITSISSSMSNPTKSEAPSSATKV from the coding sequence ATGGATGTATTTGTGATTCCGCTGGAGGAGGGCGACAACGACAATGACAGTTCCTATTATGACAGCGGGCCGCTGTGTGACTACACCGAGTGGGAGCACTCGTCCTCGGTGGTGCCCATCCTCTACATGCTGGTGTTTGTGTTCGGGCTGTCGGGCAATGCAGTGGTTATGTGCACCGTGTGGAGGTCCCGCACCAAGAGGAGGTCAGCAGATATTTACATTGGCAACCTGGCCCTGGCTGACTTGGCCTTTGTGCTCACCCTGCCCCTGTGGGCTGTGTACTCGGCTCTGGACTATCACTGGCCattcggctggattctctgcaaaCTCAGCAGTTACCTGGTGATGATCAACATGTACGCCAGCGTCTTCTGCCTGACCTGCCTCAGCTTTGACCGCTACCTGGCCATTGTGCACTCTCTGTCCAGTAACAAGGTGCGCTCCAGGAGGACCACGCTTCTCTCGCTCACCCTCATCTGGTTCCTGGCTGGCATCTTGGCCCTGCCAGCGTTACTCCTGCGCCGGACCAAGGGCAGCGAGAACCAGACGGCCTGTGCCATGGACTACACCTGGGTGGCGAGTGAGGACACCGAACATTTGTGGGTGGGGGGTATCAGCCTGTTCGCCAGCACCATGGGCTTCCTGCTGCCTTTCCTCCTCATGTCCACCTTCTACTGTGCCATTGGCAACACGGTCACAAGACACTTCCACAACGTCAAGAAGGAGGAGCAGAAGAAGAAGCGCCTGCTGAAAATCATCACCGCCCTGGTCCTGGTGTTTGCCGGCTGCTGGCTCCCATTCCACATCATCAAGGCCATTGACGCCTTCATCTGGCTGGAATTGATGGACATTCCCTCCTGCCCCTTCGACGAATTCCTCCACTTGGCACATCCTTACGCTACCTGTATGGCCTATATCAACAGCTGCCTCAACCCCTTCCTCTACGCCTTCTTTGACCAGCGTTTCCGAtcgcagtgtctgtgtgtgctgcgCTGTTCCAGGTTAAAGAAAGCTCTCCATGCCCCcatcacctccatctcctccagcaTGAGCAACCCCACCAAAAGTGAGGCGCCTTCTTCTGCCACTAAAGTCTAA